GCCCCAGAGGCAGGCCTCGCGCTTCAGATAAAACATTTCGACGAGCCCGTCCTCGCGCGTCGCCAGGAGGTGCAGCGTCGCCAGCAGGCCGGGGCCGAAATACGGGGAATGCGGGACGATCTTGACGCCGAGCCTATCCGCGAGCGCCGCAACCTTCAAAAATTCCGTGATGCCGCCGACCTTGATCACCGACGGCTGGGCGTGGCTCACCGCGCCCGCGTTCATCATCTGGCGGAATTGATATTCGGTGCAGGCGTTCTCGCCGGCGGCGACGCCGAGCCCGCCCTTGCTGCGGACCTCGGCGAGCGCAGCAAAATCCTCCGGCGGCCATACCGGCTCCTCCAGGAACATCGGTTGCGCATCGCCGCATGCTCTTGCGAACGCGATCGCCTGCTCGCCCGTGAGCGGGCAGTTCATGTCGACCATCAGCGGAATGCTTGGCCCGATCGCCTCGCGCGCGGCAAACACGGCGGGTGTCGTGGTCTCGTGCAGCTTGATGGCGCCATAGCCGAGCGCGAGCGCCTTCCTGCATTCGCTCGCGATATTGTCGGGCGAGCCGATCCGCAGCAGGCTCGCATAGGCCGGGATAGCCGTGCGCCTGGTCTCGCCGAGCAGGCGGTGGAGCGGCACGCCCTCGATCTTCGCGGCAAGGTCCCACAGCGCGATGTCGAGTCCTGATATCGCGAACATGGTGACGCCGTAGCGCCCGAACAGATGCAGATTGCGCTGGATCTGCTCCATGACGGCGGGAATGCCGGCCGCATCAGGCACCTTCAGCCCACGCGCCTGAGGCGCGATCATCTCCTCGACGGCGCTGCGCGCGGTGCGGGGACAGACATAGGCGAAGGCATCGCCCCAGCCGGTCAGGCCGGCATCGGTGGTGACCTCGACCAGCACCATGTCGAGCGCGGAGATTGCGGATGCGCCCTGGCGAAAGCTGGCGACACCGGCGTCATAGGGGATGCGGAAATGGTGCGCCCGCACATCGGTGATTTCCATGACGCGGTTCCTCCTGCTTTCTTGTGAGCGGTTATGAGAGTGCGAATGTAGACACGAACGCCCGGACGTTGCCAGCGGCTGTTTCGGCGTTATCCTCCTGCAGGACCGCAACGCCGATCAAGCGAAGCCGGCGGCCTTTCGTGCATCATGGCCCTGCTTCGAACGAGGGTCCGACCATCATGAACCCAGCCCAGCGCGCGCTCTGGTATATCGAGAGCCATCTGGCCGAGCCGATGGCGCTCGATGAGATTGCTGCGGTCGCCGGCGTGTCGCGGTTCCACATCGTGCGCGCGTTTGCCGCAGCCACCGGGCTTCCGGTCATGCGTTACGTGCGCGCGCGGCGGCTGAGCGAGGCCGCGCGCAGTCTTGCGAAGGGCGCGCCGGATATTCTGTCGCTGGCGCTGGAGGCGGATTACGGCTCGCACGAAGCATTCACCCGCGCGTTCCGCGACCAGTTCGGCACGACGCCCGAAACGGTCCGGGGCGCATCATGCGTCAGCCACCTCAAGCTTCAGGAGCCGATCCTCATGGACTCCACCATGCTCGACCATCTCAAAGCCCCGCGCTTCGAGACCGCAAAGGCCTTCCTCGTCGCCGGTCCTGCCGAGCGCATCTCTTGCGACAACGGTGCCATGATCCCCGGTCTGTGGCATCGCTTCCACCAGGAGGTCGCCGACATTCCCGCGCGCATCGGCAACGTCGCGTATGGCGTCTGCTGCAACGGCGATGATGCCGGCAATTTCGACTACATCGCCGGTGTCGAGGTCGCCGACTTCTCCGACCTGCCGCGCCGCTTCGGCCGCATCCGCATCCCCGAGCAGCGCTATGCGGTGTTCACCCACACCGATCACGTCGCCTCTATCCGGCGCACCGTCAACACGATCTGGAATCAATGGCTGCCGGCCTCGGGCCTCAAAGCTGCGGACGCGCCGAGCTTCGAGCGCTACGACGAAAAGTTCGATCCCGCGACCGGCAATGGCGGCTTTGAAATCTGGGTGCCGGTGCGAGAGTAGCGCGCAACGCTGGCATACCGTCCCGCTTGCTTGGCAAGCCCCGGTGACTTTGTCATAACCGCAGGCAAATCTTGCGTGTGGGGCCCGTGCCGGACATCCCGTGCAAGCCATAACAAGCAGCCGGGAGGGTCCCACATGTCCAACGTCCGCATTCTCGCCACCGACCTCGAATTTCCCGAAGGGCCGGTCGTGATGCCGGACGGCTCCGTCGTGCTGGTGGAAATCCGCGGCCAGCGCCTGACGCGTGTTTATCCGGACGGCCGCAAGGAGATCGTCGCGAAGGTACCGGGGGGCCCCAATGGCGCAGCCCTCGGGCCGGACGGCAAGATGTACATCTGCAACAATGGCGGCTTCTCCTGGCTTCCGGCCGGCAAGATGATCATGCCGGGCCCGCAACCGGACGATTATCGCGGCGGCTCGATCCAGCGCGTCGATCTGCAATCCGGCAAAGTCGAGACCGTCGTGAGCAAATGCGGCGCGCATGATCTGCGCGGGCCGAACGATCTCGTCTTCGACAAACACGGCGGCCTGTGGTTCTCCGAGCTCGGCAAGCGTCGCGCGCGCGAAATGGATGTCGGCGGCATGTACTATCTCAAGCCCGGCATGGAAGAGATCGTCGAGATCGTGCACGGCGTGCTGCCAGCGAACGGCATCGGGCTCTCGCCGGATGAAAACACGGTCTACATCGCGGAGACACCGACCGGGCGGCTCTGGGCCTATGAGCTCTCTGCGCCCGGCGCCCTGAAACCGCGCGAGGTGATCTATCGCGGCGAGCGCGGCAAGCCGATCTGTGGCCTCGGCGGCTACCAGATGTTCGACTCGCTCGCGGTCGAAGCTGGTGGCAATGTCTGCGTCGCCACGCTCGTCTCCGGCTGCATCTCGGTGATCGCGGCCGACGGCACGCTGGTGGAGCAGGTGCCGACCGGCGACCGCGTCACCACCAACATCGCCTTTGGCGGCCCCGAGCTGAAGACCGCCTACATCACGCTGTCGGGCAAGGGCGAGCTGATCGCCATGGACTGGCCGCGCGGCGGTTTGCCGTTGAATTTTCTGAACAAGTGAGCCAAGCCGTCATTGTACGGGAGGCGAGGCAACTCTCAGACCCTCACCCTGAGGAGCGCGCACCTGGCGCGTGTCTCGAAGGGCGAGGCCACCGGCCGGGCCTTTATCCTTCGAGACGCGCGTTCCGCGTCCCTCAGGATGAGGAGTTGGCAGTCTGGATTGCTTCGTCGCTTCGCTCCTCGCAATGACAAAAGAGAGAGTCTCAAATGCCCTGGCCCGACCCCATCACCCTGCGCGGACAGCACGCCCGTCTCGAGCCGCTGTCGCATCAGCATCACGAGGGGCTGGTGGAGGCGGTGAAGGATGGCGAGCTGTCGAAGCTCTGGTACACCGCCATCCCGCTGCCGGAGAACATGGGTAAGGAGATCGACCGCCGCCTCGGCCTTCAGGCCGCGGGCTCGATGCTGCCGTTCACCGTGTTCGATGCAGCCGGCAACATCGTCGGCATGACGACCTACATGAACATCGATGCCGCCAACCGCCGCGTCGAGATCGGCTCGACCTGGTATGGCAAGAGCGCACAGCGCGGCCCGCTCAACACGCAATGCAAGCTCTTGCTGCTGCGGCACGCCTTCGAAACCCTGAACTGTATCGCGGTCGAGTTCCGCACGCATTTCTTCAACCACCAGAGCCGCCGCGCCATCGAGCGCCTCGGCGCCAAACAGGACGGCATTTTGCGCAGCCACCAGGTCGCGCCGAACGGCACGCTGCGCGATACCGTGGTCTACAGCATCACGGCCGCCGAGTGGCCGACGGTGCAGGCGCATCTCGAATTTCAACTCAACGACAAGCCGCGCTGAGAGGCGCCGAGGCACCATGGATAGATTTGATTATGTGATCGTCGGCGCGGGCTCCGCCGGCTGCGTGCTCACCAGCCGGCTCAGCGAAGACCCCAACACCAGCGTCTGCGTGCTGGAAGCAGGCCCCAGCGACTGGCATCCCTACATCCATCTGCCGGCCGGCTTCATCAAGACCTTCCACATGAAGAGCATCAACTGGGCCTACCAGCAGGAGGTCGGGCCCTACACCGGCGGGCGCAGCATCTACGCGCCGCGCGGCAAGACGCTCGGCGGCTCGTCCTCGATCAACGGCCACATCTACAACCGCGGCCAGCGCATGGACTTCGACACCTGGGCGCAGATGGGCAATCGCGGCTGGGGCTATGCCGACGTGCTGCCCTATTTCCGGCGGCTTGAGAAACGCGTGGGCGAGGGCGAGGACACCTATCGCGGCCGCGAGGGCAGCCTCACCGTCACCACCATGGACTGGCGAGATCCGCTCTGCGAAGCCTTCATGGAAGGCGCGGTCTCGCTCGGCATTCCCCGCAACCCCGATTACAACGGCAAGACCCAGGAAGGCGTCTCCTACTGCCAGCGCACCATCGACAAGGGTTTGCGCGTTTCCGGCTCGACTGCGTTCCTCAAGCCCGCGATGAAGCGACCGAACGTGCATGTCCACACGCATGCGCACGCGACCGAGATCATTTTCGAGGGCAAGCGCGCCGTCGGCGTGCGCTACATGAAGGGCGGCCGTGGCGGTCATCCTGTCGAGGTGCGCGCCAACAAGGAAGTGATCCTCTCCGGCGGCACCTATAATTCGCCGCAACTGCTCCAGCTCTCCGGTGTCGGCTCGCCGGATCTATTGCAGGCCCATGGCATCCAGGTGCGCCACGCGCTGCCGGTCGGCGAAGGCCTCCAGGATCATTACGCGCCGCGCACGGTGGCGCGGGTCAAGAACATCAAGACCATCAACGAGCTTCGCCGCGGCTTCTCGTTGTGGATCGAGGCGCTGAAATGGGCGACCGCGCGCCGCGGCCTGCTCTCGTTGTCGCCGACCATGGTCTATTGCTTCTGGCACTCCGGCGAGAGCGCCGAGAGTTCCGACCTCCAGCTCACCTTCACGCCGGCGTCCTACAAGGAAGGCGTGCAGGGCCAGCTCGAGGACGAGCCCGGCATGACGGTGGCCTCCTGGCAGCAGCGCCCCGAGAGTCGCGGCTATGTTCACATCCGCTCCAATGATCCGTTCGCGCCGCCGATCATCCAGACCAACTATCTCGACGCCGAGCTCGACCGCCGCGTCATCGTCGGCGGCATGAAGCTCGCACGCAACCTTTTGAAGAGCGCGCCGCTGTCGCCCTATTACGCCTACGAGGATTTCCCCGGCCCCAACGTCAACACCGACGATGAATTCCTGCACGCCGCCACCGAGCGCGGCACCACAACCTTCCACCCCGGCTGCACCTGCCGCATGGGCCCTGCGGATTCGACCTGGGCGGTGGTCGACGACCAGCTCCGCGTCCACGGCCTCGAAGGCCTCCGCGTCATCGACGCCTCCGTGATGCCGCGCATGATCTCGGCGAACCTCAACGCCTCCACCATGATGATCGCCGACCGCGCCTCGGACCTGATCCGCGGCAAGCAGCCGATGGAAGCCGCGCGCGTTCCGGACGTTGCGGTGGCGTGAAGGGCTAACTTCGTAGGGTGGGTTAGCCCCGCGGCTGCGCGAAGCGCAGCCGCACGGCGTAACCCACCACTTCTCTCGATGCGGAAACAGAAGAGGTGGGTTACGCTAACGCTAACCCACCCTACGAGCTCCGCTCATGGAAACGCAGCAAATGCGCCAAACCAGTGATGAACGGCAATCTGTTGGCCAGATTGCCGTCTGCGGGCTCGTCTTTCTCTGCACTGCTATTCCGGTCGGTCTGCTGTTGCGCGTGGGCTGGCGGGATTGGACCCTGTTTGCCGGCCTTTGGTCAGTCATGTACTTCATGGGCGGAAACGGATGGTTTTCTCGGGGCACACCAGTTCAAAAGGCATTTTCATATGGCTTGCTCGTCGGCACGGTGCTTTCAGCTCTGGAGTGGGCGGCGAGCTTGAAGCATTGATTTCGGCTCCATTGGTGCGAGTCGGAGAACGACGACGTTGCCTCATACTCCGTCATTGCGAGCGCAGCGAAGCAATCCAGAGTCTTCCTGCGGAGGGATTCTGGATTGCTTCGTCGCTACGCTTCTCGCAATGACGTCGAGAGAGCGTGCCACACACTCGATGTCGTAGGGTGGGCAAAGCGAAGCGTGCCCACCATCTTGCACGCCTCTACCGAATGGTGGGCACGGCGCTTTGCGCCTTTGCCCACCCTACGGCACCGTGCGACGCGCTGCAGCGCGTCCGGGACACAGCGAGCCTCACACTTCCCGTCTGCTCAAGAACGCCAGCCGCTCGAACAGGTGCACGTCCTGCTCGTTCTTGAGCAGCGCGCCGTGCAGCGGCGGGATCAGCTTGCGCGGGTCGCGTTCGCGCAGCTGCTCGGCGCTCATGTCCTCGTTGAGCAGCAGCTTGAGCCAGTCCAGAAGCTCCGACGTGGACGGCTTCTTCTTCAGGCCGGGCACCTCGCGCACCTCGAAGAAGATGCGCAGCGCTTCCTCGACCAGGCGCTTCTTGATGCCGGGAAAGTGGACGTCGACGATGCGATGCATGGTGTCGGCATCGGGAAACTTGATGTAGTGGAAGAAGCAGCGACGCAGGAAGGCGTCCGGCAGCTCCTTCTCGTTGTTGGAGGTGATCATCATGATCGGGCGCTGCTTGGCCTTGATCGTCTCGCCGGTCTCGTAGACATGGAATTCCATGCGGTCGAGCTCGAGCAGGAGGTCGTTCGGGAATTCGATGTCGGCCTTGTCGATCTCGTC
This genomic stretch from Bradyrhizobium sp. CCGB12 harbors:
- a CDS encoding GNAT family N-acetyltransferase; this encodes MPWPDPITLRGQHARLEPLSHQHHEGLVEAVKDGELSKLWYTAIPLPENMGKEIDRRLGLQAAGSMLPFTVFDAAGNIVGMTTYMNIDAANRRVEIGSTWYGKSAQRGPLNTQCKLLLLRHAFETLNCIAVEFRTHFFNHQSRRAIERLGAKQDGILRSHQVAPNGTLRDTVVYSITAAEWPTVQAHLEFQLNDKPR
- a CDS encoding MoxR family ATPase → MKFTGTKDYVATDDLKVAVNASIVLERPLLIKGEPGTGKTVLAEEVAKALNAPLLTWHIKSTTKAQQGLYEYDAVSRLRDSQLGDARVSDIRNYIKRGKLWEAFTAEQRPVLLIDEIDKADIEFPNDLLLELDRMEFHVYETGETIKAKQRPIMMITSNNEKELPDAFLRRCFFHYIKFPDADTMHRIVDVHFPGIKKRLVEEALRIFFEVREVPGLKKKPSTSELLDWLKLLLNEDMSAEQLRERDPRKLIPPLHGALLKNEQDVHLFERLAFLSRREV
- a CDS encoding GMC family oxidoreductase; translated protein: MDRFDYVIVGAGSAGCVLTSRLSEDPNTSVCVLEAGPSDWHPYIHLPAGFIKTFHMKSINWAYQQEVGPYTGGRSIYAPRGKTLGGSSSINGHIYNRGQRMDFDTWAQMGNRGWGYADVLPYFRRLEKRVGEGEDTYRGREGSLTVTTMDWRDPLCEAFMEGAVSLGIPRNPDYNGKTQEGVSYCQRTIDKGLRVSGSTAFLKPAMKRPNVHVHTHAHATEIIFEGKRAVGVRYMKGGRGGHPVEVRANKEVILSGGTYNSPQLLQLSGVGSPDLLQAHGIQVRHALPVGEGLQDHYAPRTVARVKNIKTINELRRGFSLWIEALKWATARRGLLSLSPTMVYCFWHSGESAESSDLQLTFTPASYKEGVQGQLEDEPGMTVASWQQRPESRGYVHIRSNDPFAPPIIQTNYLDAELDRRVIVGGMKLARNLLKSAPLSPYYAYEDFPGPNVNTDDEFLHAATERGTTTFHPGCTCRMGPADSTWAVVDDQLRVHGLEGLRVIDASVMPRMISANLNASTMMIADRASDLIRGKQPMEAARVPDVAVA
- a CDS encoding SMP-30/gluconolactonase/LRE family protein, translated to MSNVRILATDLEFPEGPVVMPDGSVVLVEIRGQRLTRVYPDGRKEIVAKVPGGPNGAALGPDGKMYICNNGGFSWLPAGKMIMPGPQPDDYRGGSIQRVDLQSGKVETVVSKCGAHDLRGPNDLVFDKHGGLWFSELGKRRAREMDVGGMYYLKPGMEEIVEIVHGVLPANGIGLSPDENTVYIAETPTGRLWAYELSAPGALKPREVIYRGERGKPICGLGGYQMFDSLAVEAGGNVCVATLVSGCISVIAADGTLVEQVPTGDRVTTNIAFGGPELKTAYITLSGKGELIAMDWPRGGLPLNFLNK
- a CDS encoding AraC family transcriptional regulator — protein: MNPAQRALWYIESHLAEPMALDEIAAVAGVSRFHIVRAFAAATGLPVMRYVRARRLSEAARSLAKGAPDILSLALEADYGSHEAFTRAFRDQFGTTPETVRGASCVSHLKLQEPILMDSTMLDHLKAPRFETAKAFLVAGPAERISCDNGAMIPGLWHRFHQEVADIPARIGNVAYGVCCNGDDAGNFDYIAGVEVADFSDLPRRFGRIRIPEQRYAVFTHTDHVASIRRTVNTIWNQWLPASGLKAADAPSFERYDEKFDPATGNGGFEIWVPVRE
- a CDS encoding mandelate racemase/muconate lactonizing enzyme family protein; translated protein: MEITDVRAHHFRIPYDAGVASFRQGASAISALDMVLVEVTTDAGLTGWGDAFAYVCPRTARSAVEEMIAPQARGLKVPDAAGIPAVMEQIQRNLHLFGRYGVTMFAISGLDIALWDLAAKIEGVPLHRLLGETRRTAIPAYASLLRIGSPDNIASECRKALALGYGAIKLHETTTPAVFAAREAIGPSIPLMVDMNCPLTGEQAIAFARACGDAQPMFLEEPVWPPEDFAALAEVRSKGGLGVAAGENACTEYQFRQMMNAGAVSHAQPSVIKVGGITEFLKVAALADRLGVKIVPHSPYFGPGLLATLHLLATREDGLVEMFYLKREACLWGSRADVDATGHVAVPSGPGLGYEPDRGVMERYRVT